The sequence AGATTATTTCTAACTAGTATATTCGAATTATATCGTGTTTTAATCCCTTCTTTCTTTAACTCTGCCTTTTATAATTGTCTATAATCAACTCCTCACATGCTTAACATGCAATTTATCCTCCATTGAGTTCACTCTTATTTTTAATCCGAACATtctactttttaattttatctctcTTAGTatacttatatttttgtatcatcacatttattttcatatcatttatctcttaaatgtgaaattttttgactaattaatattttaatatatatacaacatATCCTTTTAACCATCACTTCgtaaaatttgagaaaacatattttaaaaaaattgaacttggtCGGATAATTTACTTTAACACTTAAACTATATTGACGTGTAAATACAACTCTTAACGTCTTTGAAGTTAATTAAATGCAAAACCCTAATAAATGAGGTGGCAAAGAGTGTGATTTCACTCACCTAATATCGTGTGAaggaattaaaaaggaaaataaaattatgaaataatatacatgtcatttttttattgatcaatatatcatgttttaaaCATTATGTTTTCAACATATTAACTTTTATTAAACTATATGAATTTTCCTATTCGCCCATAGAACTTTtaatcttttttcttcattttattgtcttcctcaataattttatttttcgttgaaccatctttttttttcctccatTTTTATCTTCAACTCTATCAAATACTTCAATTTCACTGTCTCTTTAGTAATCCACAAAATCTAACACCAACATCTTATTATTGATGTCAATGTCACACctataaattttatcaatttttatcaaAGCTAAAAAATTTTATGATTCACCGAATAACTAGACAAAGAAAGGAAGAGAAACAAGAGGTATGGTGGAACTCGTTGAaaaatatgtaaagaaaaaaaaatatatcgttAAGAGCTAGAAATGGTGTAgaagaaaggaagaaaaataaaaaaagtgaagGGGTGGGTGGAGCTGGGTATGTGGGGAAATAGAAAAGGGGTGGGGAGGGGCTGGGTACggagaaataaaaatagattcacattttaaattttaatcttaaaaaatatatttgtaattaattatttagtgtaaattaattttaagaagtgctaaagaaaaaaatatgaaaataattaataaaaagttaattaatgatatggtgttgatatgattatgttatgacaCTTACATGGCTATGATATAGCAAGTGAGActgatattataattttaagattatttttaattcaactcaaagatattaaaagatatttaaaacatctatatgatttaaatattatcatagattattcaatcaaaattgagaagaatctgttgtatattttctctttaaattttgatgaCACCTTCAAGAACCCATAATACTTCATAATCAATAAATCAGTTAATGGTAGTGGTTACAATtagtaaaacaaaatttaacgATGAATTAGGAAGGAAATACGGTAGTTTATATGTTTGCACGTATTGACTATTCATACAACTGTGCGTATATGCATGCGTCGCCTGTCAATGGCTAATACTCCTTTCATCTCCTCTTTTAATTGAGATGATCTTTTAGAgttaacaataaaatattttacaatattttttattattttaatacataaaaaatttataagttttaaCACTAACAAAAACTAATCAAATGAATGCATTTAAtatgaaaaacttttttttttaataatcatcAATATCTAGGACCTAGTTTTTCCTTAACATTTTCTAAATTGTACGTTTAAAATAATCACCGACAACCAATTGGAACTTCATTGCATGCGGAAGgtataattactatttttttttttgagatcaTGTTTTATGTCTGATTGGTAATAGCCTCAATAATAATGAGTTGAAGATTCAACTTAATGAATGAGTTTAcccaaatttcaaatattatttttcaactttgaaatatctttgaaaATACATTTTTGAAGATTTTCTTGTAGTCTTTTAAAgatctaattctttttttttgagtttaatAGGAAAGGTTTGGCTTGTTCACTTCCGtaagatatatgtatatgcttaattaattttgaattgagAGAATCTAATATTCTTTGATTTGAGTTAgcaaatttttattatgtttctcATATGCAATTTAGGAATAAATTTCAAAGTAACATAAAAGACAACTTGAAGTAATATATAAGCAACGATATTGCATTTGAGATTCTTTGAGCATAACAACAGCGACAAGATACAAATTTATTATTCGGAATTagggtgtcaaaaatgaacccAAATATAGGTAATCCGCCCAGAATTTTAAGGTTTGAGCttaagataatttgaattgagtTCAATCTCAATCCATTTGAAGAGAATTTTTAATTAAGCCCAATTCAATCTCTAATTTCAACtcgttttaaaactttttgttaaGATAAATTCCTATATTAAAGGTaggaattattatctatttaacatcttttaggatttatatattcattttttacttttttaacaaaaaatttttgAGCGGAAAttcaaattatgattataaaagttaaatatcaatatgttaaaattattgagattaatcgaATCAAattgggcgggtcaagacccaatTCGTTTTAAGCCCATTTGAGCCAAAAGTAAACTTGGgtgggtcaagacccaacccgaattctattcaacccatttaaatattttcaatttcaacccgacccgcccatttgacacccctatTCGGAATCAATGTTTAGACATGTGATTTCACGCTAAATTCatctcataatttcatatcatgagatgAAGTACcatattctttaaaaatcatgatatggaaatTTCATATAACGATTTAATTCACAAtcatgatttgagattttttaaatacaaaaattgacctacaagtttatattttattaaagcaATTCCACattatatttattcttatttatttaatatgcaaataaaattaataatcacattataaattcataacatttattattcttactaacataaaatttataattgctTTCAATCTAGTGAATACAAATGATAAATTAAGAATTGATTTGGTGAATATAAGTACACAAAGTAAtactttttttgaattttttataataaaatcttCTCTTTCGActacatatgaaaatgtttaaaacgatttaacatgaaaattgacaaaaattgGTGATGTATGTTTTGATAATCACTACTttcaatatgtttgattttagCACGAAATTGATGCACTGAAAATGTGAAATTGCACGCAAGTGAAACAAAAGACGAACCGTATGATTGACACACAATTGATATTTGTCATAACTTGTATAGTGTTGCGTAATTATTTGCAATAATATTAAACGGGTgatgaaatatatatagtttataagcatgaaaatatagttgcaaatgatatTGGCGAACAAATGGCTCAAAGTAACAATGTTGGCTCGTTTTCTCGGTCATATGATAGAGAAAATGCAAGTTCACATGAGAAGATTGTCCATACGATGCGAGAGGATTATATTAAAGACTAGTACACtacaatttttcaatttatttattgaattaaacctagatgaagtaattTGTAGTAATTTATTAtgcaattttataaatatttgtttatttgataagattgaTAAACAATTGAGACTATGGGTGTGTTTGatatggaggaaaatgttttccatgggaaatgtttatgaaattgaaaacattttttaggaataaaattatttttttttttgggtggtggtggtggtgggtaAGTGGGCGNNNNNNNNNNNNNNNNNNNNNNNNNNNNNNNNNNNNNNNNNNNNNNNNNNNNNNNNNNNNNNNNNNNNNNNNNNNNNNNNNNNNNNNNNNNNNNNNNNNNNNNNNNNNNNNNNNNNNNNNNNNNNNNNNNNNNNNNNNNNNNNNNNNNNNNNNNNNNNNNNNNNNNNNNNNNNNNNNNNNNNNNNNNNNNNNNNNNNNNNNNNNNNNNNNNNNNNNNNNNNNNNNNNNNNNNNNNNNNNNNNNNNNNNNNNNNNNNNNNNNNNNNNNNNNNNNNNNNNNNNNNNNNNNNNNNNNNNNNNNNNNNNNNNNNNNNNNNNNNNNNNNNNNNNNNNNNNNNNNNNNNNNNNNNNNNNNNNNNNNNNNNNNNNNNNNNNNNNNNNNNNNNNNNNNNNNNNNNNNNNNNNNNNNNNNNNNNNNNNNNNNNNNNNNNNNNNNNNNNNNNNNNNNNNNNNNNNNNNNNNNNNNNNNNNNNNNNNNNNNNNNNNNNNNNNNNNNNNNNNNNNNNNNNNNNNNNNNNNNNNNNNNNNNNNNNNNNNNNNNNNNNNNNNNNNNNNNNNNNNNNNNNNNNNNNNNNNNNNNNNNNNNNNNNNNNNNNNNNNNNNNNNNNNNNNNNNNNNNNNNNNNNNNNNNNNNNNNNNNNNNNNNNNNNNNNNNNNNNNNNNNNNNNNNNNNNNNNNNNNNNNNNNNNNNNNgtggtgggtgggtgggggaTCAGGGATcgggtgaaaaataaaattttgaaattgaaaatatttttttaaaattcatatttttctccaaaaaaaaaatgtaattcgaaattggaggagagttttgaaaaatgttttccttaatttttgaaggaaaatcattttccttcattttgaggaaaatgaattgatttggaaaacattttacaaaatttttgttccaaccaaacatgaaaaaattgaaaaacatttttgaaaaatgttttccttcacaCCAAACACACTCTATATAATAGTTTTACCATTTATAAGATTCTTATATTTATGAGATGttcaaaaaaaactttaattttatctcataattttttatatcatgATAACAGATCATGATTTCATATCGAATGGTTAAACGAGCCTTTAAATCTTGATCTCaaaaaagcaaataaaataaaagtgaaacaTTTCGAAAGCACATTTGACCAAGGCACTTTATCCAACTTCTTGATTAGGCTCACAAATTCGGCCCATGAAACGAGGCCCAAACGAATCTGTCGTTGATAATCGTCTACATTCCAATTTCGTGGGAGTCTTAATTGAACCACAAAGCAAAACCCGCaaggtgaaggattttgttaaACTGACAGCCTGGTCACCGGAATCATAGGACCAAAGTCGTCCAGGTACATCCCCTCGAATTTTATCCCGTCTTCGTCAAAAAACCCCCATCACCCCTCtgttttccttttctctttGTCTTACAAATATCATTCACAAAGCAACAAAAATCTTCGAACTATTTGGGTTTTCATCTGGACGATGCGATTCTACCGAAACTGGTATTCCGACTGTTGCTGCCGCCGCTGCTGCTTCTGCTCTTGTTACTGTTGTTGCTGTCATTAATTTTCCTACGGGTTAGGGTTATATCGTTGTTTTCATTTGTGAATTGTTCGACTTTTGATTTGTTTGTAGCAAATTGTGATGGATTTGAGTCAATCTCAATCGAGTAATCTGTCGTTAGGGTTTATTAGTCATGTTTCGCCGGTGATGAGCGCACCCAATCGGTCTCATATCGTCGATGATTCGATTGCTTTTCAGATCGATTCTAGGGTTAAGGACCAATCGTACCCGGTTACGCCGGTTCCACTTCAACTGATGGATAAACAAACGAAGGAGAATGGGAAGGAGGGGGGAGAGAGTGCGGATGAGGAGAGGGATGTCGAAGAGTTTCGAATTTTAGGGCATTCCATGTGTATTAAGCGGAAGAGAGATACTGATGCGagttcatcttcttcctcttcgAAGAGTTTTAAGGTTACGAGTTCTAATGAGAATTTGCTTGGGCTTGAGTCGCGAAGAAATGCGGTTAGGGCCTGGGGTAATCAGGGTTTGCAGGTAGCTGACCCGGATATATTTGAGATTATGGAGAAGGAGAAGCAGAGACAGTACAGAGGGATTGAACTGATTGCTTCTGAAAATTTTGTATGCAAGGCTGTGATGGAGGCATTGGGGAGCCATTTGACAAATAAGTATTCTGAAGGAGCACCGGGGGCAAGGTATTATGGTGGAAATCAGTTTATTGATGAAATTGAGACATTATGTTGTAAGCGTGCGTTAGCTGCTTTTGGACTTGACCCGGAGAATTGGGGTGTGAATGTGCAACCATATTCATGTACTTCAGCAAACTTTGCAGTTTATACTGGCTTATTGCTCCCTGGTGATCGGATAATGGGATTGGATACACCATCTGGTGGAAACACAAGTCATGGGTATTATTTACCTAATGGGAGGAGAGTTTCAGGGGCTTCAATTTTCTTTGAGTCTCTGTCTTACAAGGTTGACCCCCAAACTGGGTATGTAGATTTTGATAAGCTCGAGGAAAGGGCTCTTGATTTCCGTCCCAAGATACTTATATGTGGGGGGAGTTCGTATCCCCGGGAATGGGATTATGCAAAGTTTAGACAGATTGCTGACAAATGTGGTGCGGTTTTGTTGTGCGATATGGCACAAATTAGTGGTCTCATTGCTGCAAAGGTAATCTTTCAGgctttttgattattattttttactcattcatttcattcatgcatCAGTTTAAATTTCTTCTTAATGACTGAAGTGTTTACTGCTGATGTTTTGTTTGAAAGCCAGAAGGATCAACCCAATAACATTTGCTTCAGTCTAGTTCCTTCCACGTATAGAAGCCTTTGGATTTTAGCTATTTAATTAGGCCAACTAACTAGAGTTTACTGATTCTTATATAcctcttaaaaaaaaaacaaaaacagcCAGCTTACTTAAGCAAGTTGCCCTTATGGTTACTTTTTTTGGGCATCACTTGCTTAATGTGTAAGTTATCTGATTgaaaatttttgtctttttaaatTCATGATTAGTTTGTGGATTATCGTTTTCGCTACAGTGTCATTTTTTCATATGCTGTATGAATTAATAGGCAATTTGACTGCAAAACGATCATGTGCCACTCAATTTTGAGGTCTTAAGATAATGCTTGATTGTTGATTTCAGTACGTTACTGTATGCCattgaatatatgttttttttgtgtggtgTGTGCATGCCAGCACGTGTAAATATACCCTTGGGGGTATTGGTGTTGTCTCCAATTAATGTAACTAAGCTATAGTTATCCTTGTTACGGCTGTGAACTTTGTCTGAAGGGAGTTAGTGTGAAAAAGGGTCAActgatttttatttgagttcGCTCCTGAGTTCACTTTGttagaatattatatatatttttgatgtagggttaagaatattatatttgacTTTCTGGAGAAATAAAAGCTTTTATAGTTTGGTATTGTTTTTAAATGGAAAGATAGGATGTCTAAGGGGGGAGTATTGTGGGAATCTGTAAGACATGTTACCCTTAGTCAATCTTGCTTCATGAGTAAATGTTTTGGTGTCAGCTCGCTGACATGCCTTATGTCTCTGCCTGCTATTTGCTGTATGAATTATTTCCTCTCTAATCCTATCAGAGTTTTTTGTAATTTGTCCTTTTATTACATTTGTAATCCACGAACTTACTAATCTGTGTCATGGTTTTTGCTACAGGAATGTGCGAGTCCGTTTGATTATTGTGATATAGTTACCTCAACAACTCACAAAAGTCTTCGAGGTCCTAGGGGAGGTATTATCTTTTATAGGAAAGGTTCAAAGCCAAGAAAGAGAGGCCTGCTCTTGAATCAAGGTGATGGCAGTGATAAGTATGATTTTGAGGAAAAGATAAACTTTGCTGTTTTTCCTGCACTGCAAGGAGGGCCACACAACAACCATATTGCTGCCCTCGCCATAGCATTGAAACAAGTGGCGACTCCTGATTACAGGGCTTATATGCAACAAGTTAAGAGAAATGCTCAGGCGTTGGCAGCTGCTTTATTGAGAAGAAACTGCAGACTGGTTACTGGAGGGACTGACAATCACATGATATTGTGGGATCTAAGAAACCTTGGGTTAACAGGTAGAAATCTTTTCTGTTATACCTCTTGCCAGTCTCTTTTGTTCATTAAGTTATGTCATTTGTCTCTGgtgaagtattttttttaattttaaatatggtAGCTAGTATTGTCTTTGGTGAAATATATTGATGAGATCTGGTTATTTCTTTTGGCTTATACCATAAATTTCCTTTCTCCCTGTCTATTTGGATATTTCTTTTAAGAATGGATTAGAAAATTAAGGGGCGGTGGAGTAGGATATTATCAATCAACTAAGCCTCCAGTCTTAGATAGTTAGGTCAGCTATATGCTTGCTTTGTGGCAGTTCCTTTACAGTCGACTAAGATACTGCTGAGAACATAAATAAGAAACTAGTCTAGTCTTTGTAAGGCAATTGACATTTCTGGTCATAGGCACTGGGTCATATTATTCATCTCTTCTTCagcttcattaaaaaaaattatctcttcTTTTCATCCTAGTTAGGTAAATGGATTGCATTCTCTTCTTCGTTCATGCTTTATTCCTATCATTTGCTGTAAATTCCTCTAGCACCAGTTTCGGATTTGACTTCTTTATCAGTTTTGCTACTGAATTGTCCATTTCTTCTTCGATGAAGTTAGTATATTCTATGACCTGGGGATCAATATTTGTCCAAGTTTGGCAGTATATCTCGTTAGGTTTGGTCTCGAGATTTCTTTATAAGTCTGATCTGCTTTGCTGCTATTGCAAGATTGTCAAGAGGCAATGAGTCTGCCCAAATCTTACTTGTGCTGAGATGTCTTGGCTGCTTGTCATATATTGATTCCGTCCTGCTCAATTGAATGTCTTGTTTAAGTTTGAGTTGATTACTTAAAGAACAGTCAAAAGTGTGTGTTTGTTAAGAAATTGAGATCGTTTGGGAGGCACCATTTTGTTTTTGTGCATTTCTTACTACTTGAATGTTGTCTTGTCTCTGGCATTATGAACAGAACATGAAgacatgtattttaaatttgagaGTTAGTTGGTTGCAGTTAACATGGCAATAACATGAGATAAGGATCATGGACACCAATGTTGCTAAAGATAAATAGTAGTACTTTTACCttataattgttattaatttttttttgtaatctttgcaaatatacttttgaaatgaaaagattCTACA comes from Solanum pennellii chromosome 1, SPENNV200 and encodes:
- the LOC107007833 gene encoding serine hydroxymethyltransferase 7-like, translated to MDLSQSQSSNLSLGFISHVSPVMSAPNRSHIVDDSIAFQIDSRVKDQSYPVTPVPLQLMDKQTKENGKEGGESADEERDVEEFRILGHSMCIKRKRDTDASSSSSSSKSFKVTSSNENLLGLESRRNAVRAWGNQGLQVADPDIFEIMEKEKQRQYRGIELIASENFVCKAVMEALGSHLTNKYSEGAPGARYYGGNQFIDEIETLCCKRALAAFGLDPENWGVNVQPYSCTSANFAVYTGLLLPGDRIMGLDTPSGGNTSHGYYLPNGRRVSGASIFFESLSYKVDPQTGYVDFDKLEERALDFRPKILICGGSSYPREWDYAKFRQIADKCGAVLLCDMAQISGLIAAKECASPFDYCDIVTSTTHKSLRGPRGGIIFYRKGSKPRKRGLLLNQGDGSDKYDFEEKINFAVFPALQGGPHNNHIAALAIALKQVATPDYRAYMQQVKRNAQALAAALLRRNCRLVTGGTDNHMILWDLRNLGLTGKNFEKVCELCHITLNKVMVFDDNGSITPGGVRIGTPAMTSRGCIENDFDTMADFLLKAAQITNSIQREHGKLAKGFLKGLENNKDVIELRTRVENFATLFAMPGFEV